One window of Magallana gigas chromosome 2, xbMagGiga1.1, whole genome shotgun sequence genomic DNA carries:
- the LOC105320965 gene encoding 3-oxoacyl-[acyl-carrier-protein] reductase FabG produces the protein MMSSLLNKVVIVTGASSGIGAATALEFAKNGAKLVLAARNVERLNEVASQCSSKGLQQEKILVKGCDITIQDNLKSLVASTLEKYGQIDVLVNNAGSGQYVDYMDTSPEVFDNIFNINTRAPFLLTQMCTPHLKKTQGCVVNVSSISGQRSFPRALTYCMSKAALDHFTRTLAIELAKDKVRVNSVNPGVVITEFQTRAGMKEEPYKQYLDKQTELQPLTGAIEPEEVAKVILFLASDQSSSITGELLFVDGGRHAKAPA, from the exons ATGATGAGCTCACTTTTGAACAAAGTCGTTATTGTAACAG GTGCGAGTTCTGGAATAGGTGCCGCTACTGCTCTTGAATTTGCTAAAAATGGCGCCAAGTTGGTTCTAGCTGCAAGAAACGTTGAGAGGTTAAACGAAGTGGCAAGTCAGTGTTCATCCAAAGGTCTACAACAGGAAAAA ATATTGGTCAAAGGTTGTGACATCACCATTCAAGACAATTTGAAGAGTTTAGTTGCTTCGACTTTGGAGAAGTACGGACAGATTGACGTACTG GTCAACAATGCAGGGAGCGGACAGTACGTTGATTACATGGATACATCACCGGAAGTATTCgataacattttcaacatcaataCCCGCGCGCCATTTTTACTCACTCAGATGTGTACTCCTCATTTAAAGAAAACGCAAG GTTGTGTTGTCAATGTTTCCAGCATATCAGGTCAAAGATCG TTTCCAAGAGCGCTGACCTACTGCATGAGTAAAGCAGCACTGGACCATTTCACCAGAACTCTTGCAATAG agcttGCGAAAGATAAGGTCAGGGTCAACTCGGTAAA TCCTGGGGTTGTCATTACGGAGTTTCAGACCCGGGCAGGGATGAAGGAAGAACCTTATAAACAG TATTTAGACAAACAGACGGAACTACAGCCATTAACCGGTGCCATTGAACCCGAGGAGGTTGCCAAGGTGATACTTTTCCTGGCCTCTGACCAATCATCTTCAATCACGGGAGAACTACTTTTTGTAGATGGAGGGCGCCATGCAAAAGCGCCTGCGTAA
- the LOC136273068 gene encoding 3-oxoacyl-[acyl-carrier-protein] reductase FabG-like isoform X2: MVSLFLNKVVIVTGASSGIGAASALEFAKNGAKLVLAARNVERLNEVANQCSSKGLQQENIFVKGCDITIEDNLKSLVASTLEKYGQIDVLVNNAGSGQYLDFMNTTPEVFDNTFNINTRAPFLLTQMCIPHLKKTQGCVVNVSSILGQRSLPIALTYCMSKAALDHFTRTLALELAKDKVRINSVNPGVVITEFQTRAGMNDEVYKQFLKSQGEHQPLTGVIEPTEVAKVILFLASDQASSITGELLFVDGGRHAKAPA; the protein is encoded by the exons GTGCGAGTTCTGGAATAGGTGCCGCTTCTGCTCTTGAATTTGCTAAAAATGGCGCCAAGTTGGTTCTAGCTGCAAGAAACGTTGAGAGGTTAAATGAAGTGGCAAATCAGTGTTCATCTAAAGGTCTACAACAGGAAAAC ATATTTGTCAAAGGTTGTGACATCACCATTGAAGACAACTTGAAGAGTTTGGTTGCTTCGACTTTGGAGAAGTACGGACAGATCGACGTTTTG GTCAACAATGCAGGGAGCGGGCAGTATCTTGATTTCATGAATACGACACCGGAAGTGTTCGACAACACATTCAACATCAATACCCGCGCGCCATTTCTACTGACTCAGATGTGTATCCCTCATTTAAAGAAAACGCAAG GTTGTGTTGTCAATGTTTCCAGTATATTGGGTCAAAGATCG CTTCCAATAGCACTGACCTACTGCATGAGTAAGGCAGCACTGGACCATTTCACCAGAACTCTTGCATTAG AGCTTGCGAAAGATAAGGTTCGGATCAACTCTGTAAA TCCTGGGGTTGTCATTACGGAGTTTCAGACCCGGGCAGGAATGAACGATGAAGTTTATAAACAG tttttaaaatcacaaGGAGAACATCAACCATTAACCGGTGTCATTGAACCGACGGAAGTTGCCAAGGTGATACTTTTCCTGGCCTCTGACCAAGCATCTTCAATCACGGGGGAACTACTTTTTGTAGATGGAGGGCGCCATGCGAAAGCGCCTGCGTAA
- the LOC105320966 gene encoding sorting nexin-5 yields MKDPETNINGEGDPSLASSEQNSTKGNDHEDTSQDSVWSSVLQRGPFQPLYSVKVPDAVKNGDVLQFTIHVVKKDSKDSDEIVREYDDIEWLQHCLMTEDGVVGCIIPPLPPRPEYDAKAAESKTKKQLGSDANVIMADEFHKDCRNVERYLNMVISHEVFGKSEILKKFLCEKEAAVKTKLKKSLFMRVSQAVDEARKGQHKDIDEFFQKQRDWATKYTACMKETSLNFNKMLYSQMRLANCYGQLTTSIKESIPYKDEVQSEINKYLVVLSEGVDNAKHGLEVMSRNDEKTLGVHLDLYSKYMESVKEMLFRRTCLMVSYEEANKALEKAKPNKREAAEEHKQNIEKAFEECSDSAKRELKSFRQQRILTFGEGLTNFVEAQIRTSRDTITLLLRTLNTIKCPTDSPSTVE; encoded by the exons ATGAAG GATCCAGAGACTAACATTAATGGTGAAGGAGACCCTTCCCTTGCCTCCTCTGAACAGAATTCAACAAAAGGAAATGATCATGAAGACACCTCTCAGGATTCAGTCTGGTCAAGTGTGCTCCAAAGAGGACCCTTTCAACCACTTTACTCAGTTAAAGTTCCTGATGCAGTGAAAAATGGAGATGTTTTGCagtttacaatacatgtagtgaag AAAGACAGTAAAGATTCAGATGAAATAGTTCGGGAGTATGATGATATAGAGTGGCTGCAACATTGCCTTATGACAGAAGATGGAGTTGTGGGCTGTATT ATTCCACCTCTTCCCCCAAGACCAGAGTATGATGCCAAAGCTGCAGAatcaaaaacaaagaaacagcTGGGCAGTGATGCCAATGTTATCATGGCCGATGAGTTTCACAAAGACTGCAGGAATGTTGAGAG GTACCTTAATATGGTGATTTCACATGAAGTGTTTGGAAAAAGTGAAATTCTGAAGAAATTTCTATGTGAAAAGGAG GCAGCTGTGAAGACCAAATTAAAGAAGAGCCTCTTTATGCGAGTCTCGCAGGCAGTGGATGAGGCACGGAAAGGCCAGCACAAG GACATTGATGAGTTTTTTCAAAAGCAGAGGGATTGGGCCACGAAATATACTGCCTGCATGAAGGAGACTTCTTTG aattttaataaGATGCTGTACTCACAAATGA GATTAGCCAACTGCTATGGTCAACTCACTACCTCTATCAAAGAGAGCATTCCATATAAAGATGAAGTGCAGAGTGAAATCAATAA atactTAGTGGTTCTAAGCGAGGGAGTTGATAATGCAAAG catgGACTAGAGGTAATGTCTAGAAATGATGAGAAAACCTTGGGAGTTCATCTAGATCTCTATTCAAAGTACATGGAGTCTGTAAAG GAAATGTTATTCAGAAGGACTTGTTTGATGGTGTCGTATGAAGAGGCGAATAAGGCATTAGAAAAAGCCAAGCCAAATAAAAGAGAAGCA GCAGAGGAGCACAAACAGAATATAGAAAAGGCATTTGAAGAATGCTCAGACAGTGCCAAACGAGAG TTAAAGTCATTTAGGCAGCAAAGAATTCTAACCTTTGGAGAAGGATTGACCAACTTTGTAGAAGCTCAAATCAGAACGTCAAGGGACACAATCACTCTCTTATTACGAACCCTCAACACCATCAAATGTCCCACCGACAGCCCATCAACAGTAGAGTGA
- the LOC105337474 gene encoding nuclear pore complex protein Nup98-Nup96, protein MFGAKPTGFSFGSGNATFGASSTTPFGAGNTSTFGTAGNKTFGGTPAFGSQTPNTGGTSLFGQQSTSQTAGLFGQQSTGGAFGSTQSSGFTFGATPAPNPGGSMFGQQSTAQTTGGLFASPVSSTSFGAKTPGFGGFGTNPSTSAGMFGGSQQTSTLFGNPGASAGFVQTAPNGTTVKFNPPTSQDTMVKNGVSTNINTRHQCITAMKEYQSKSLEELRVEDYLSNRKGKQATTGFATPSASGTFNPTPASTGTSLFGQQQQPQQPQQQSTSLFGQSKPLFGASTATGTSGFSGFGTTTSTPSLFGQPTQNKPLFGSTPTTQAAGFGGTSAGFGGFGGFGSTSTAGSSLFNSKPAFGTTTTAASGFGAPANNLFAKPTTGPSLFGSTSQPTSFGTTSGFSFGSTAGIGGTSTGGFGAKPPPFGGTSTFNLGQTSGFSLSKPFGASTGIGTGFGPGFGMSTSLSQGGASTTLSSAAPQAAAVPNEIQIKQQLMALASSPYSDSPLFWNLKPSDKKREEILKPTNPLAQKAVLSNQYKVSSRPTAKMKPKSLHNMLNGSKNHIFEGLEDDDFSGGNESFMPKKSIKKLVIRKGSSNSSSPSRASSVLGESENHSVNEADLTQNGNSFLHDRLEKEQRIPEVHIPSKPMSENFDDTISQLNVHKRVPITSKSPDDTDLSLNQTVDESIERPTTPPPPNLAGIVLTRPGYYTIPSVEELCELVDENGDCFVDGFTVGREGYGSIFFPGQINVANLNLDEIVHIRRKEVIVYPDDDNKPPEGEELNRKAEITLDCVWPTDKTTRSYIKDPERLKTLGYHEKMEEITARIGGRFLDYRPETGSWVFEVKHFTKYGLEESDEEDLSALAQMKATSQKLQKTIKSGPTLEGERKPPASSVREAPAPQPQDTTVPMTDDDIEGLPDISQETAPDSMVEDYSGEGYEEEMEEQPSSHRLAQSMGVSAQNMQVMKASFFHEEDVPQQPDVLSSTRLEGKRGPSMFSSAYKNSFMSPVKLSSVPKSANIEKERGAFPPRIVTPEPIRPVKSKYQMPPVDEHLPIPSGMKSDDLPRRIVGSRIARAIPEFNKSNMYDKQNVIWDAGLIHGRSFRVGWGPGWTLAHAGLTVTDRSTGAEETSFSMLSGSRKRKIGQTNWNVALEKLNVTSYFQPDDPIVVRNHEELLSIQLEHAGRDVEEGCPVFAPRDGEVSLQHIVERIKQDKNDTEGHPDHASVSYAETIWNLCAALFGTLPDDIVNNYELQNARREAVSRWLSSTASDKIQKEIHEAKYKGKNHLPALFAHLTGRQVAAACSLSQKSGDTRLALVLSQCMGSPYPKHLLDMQLNEWAELGAYKFIEELRLKLYVLLAGRMVWQTPQSVVNTCMDLDWKRAFALHLWYMCPPTAPAQITKALEEYEMGCSGDSPLGMYCSPPLPPYLEEDQMGDTENIRDTAYHLLKLYSERTYALESLFNPRSSTANHMDYRLSWHLLQVLQSVQAQYRHLSAYNTTCLHLSFAAQLESIGMWEWAVFVVLHLEDRRSREWRTRDLLHRYVSVEEEFNEQEVFVREKLGVPVEWIHYAKALKARNDRNHHAEAVHLLNSKRWNECHKVLLCHLSSDAIINENHGYLHRFLVELAPHDRCKQIVDWSAGGQVLLDYITLVSKLEQIKLDIERNEHGRGVAVDSLRTDITSLCDRISNLPCYQSRDRLCQSEISKRLSVLFHTILNLQGDQDLSVRLMAPYIGQLPMPEDYRLQELSSLTRNFSASYLRL, encoded by the exons atgtttggtGCAAAACCAACAGGATTTTCTTTTGGATCTGGCAATG CTACATTTGGTGCAAGTTCTACAACCCCTTTTGGAGCAG GGAACACATCAACATTTGGAACTGCAGGCAATAAAACATTTGGAGGAACGCCAGCATTTGGTTCCCAGACCCCAAACACAGGAGGCACCAGCTTATTTGGTCAGCAGAGCACATCTCAGACAGCAGGCTTGTTTGGCCAGCAGAGCACAGGAGGGGCCTTTGGCAGCACCCAGTCATCAGGGTTTA CATTTGGTGCTACACCTGCCCCCAACCCTGGAGGCAGTATGTTTGGTCAGCAGAGCACGGCACAGACAACAGGGGGGTTGTTTGCCTCACCTGTGTCCAGCACAAGTTTTGGAGCCAAAACTCCAGGATTTGGAG gatttggTACGAACCCTTCAACATCTGCAGGAATGTTTGGAGGAAGTCAACAAACATCAACTCTTTTTGGTAACCCAGGTGCTAGTGCAG GTTTTGTTCAGACAGCTCCAAATGGAACGACTGTCAAGTTCAACCCTCCCACCAGCCAAGATACAATGGTCAAGAATGGAGTCAGCACAAACATCAATACACGGCATCAGTGCATCACCGCAATGAAAGAGTACCAAAGCAAAAGTCTAGAGGAGCTCCGAGTTGAAGACTATTTGTCAAATCGCAAAGGGAAACAGGCTACTACTGGGTTTGCAACCCCGTCAGCTTCTGGAA CATTTAATCCAACTCCAGCCTCAACTGGTACATCTTTGTTTGGACAACAGCAACAGCCACAACAGCCACAACAACAAAGTACAAGTTTATTTGGACAAAGCAAACCTTTGTTTGGAGCTTCAACTGCCACCGGAACATCGGGCTTCTCTGGCTTTGGCACCACAACATCAACTCCAAGTTTGTTTGGCCAACCAACTCAAAATAAG CCTCTCTTTGGTTCTACACCAACTACCCAGGCTGCAGGCTTTGGGGGAACAAGTGCAGGATTTGGGGGATTTGGTGGCTTTGGAAGTACTAGCACTGCA GGTTCAAGTCTGTTTAACTCAAAGCCAGCATTTGGAACCACCACCACTGCGGCCAGTGGTTTTGGAGCACCTGCCAACAATTTGTTTGCCAAACCAACCACAGGACCCAGCCTCTTTGGAAGCACATCCCAGCCCACCAGCTTTGGAACGACCAGTGGATTTTCCTTTGGAAGTACTGCTGGAATAGGAG GAACCAGCACAGGAGGGTTTGGAGCTAAGCCTCCACCATTTGGAGGCACCAGTACCTTTAACTTAGGCCAGACTTCTGGGTTTAGCCTCAGTAAACCATTTGGTGCCAGTACAGGAATCGGCACAGGATTTGGACCAG gctTTGGTATGAGTACAAGTTTGTCTCAAGGTGGCGCTTCAACAACCTTAAGCTC AGCTGCCCCTCAAGCAGCAGCAGTTCCCAATGAGATTCAAATCAAACAGCAGTTGATGGCTCTGGCTAGCTCCCCATACAGTGATTCCCCATTGTTTTGGAATCTGAAGCCA AGTGACAAGAAAAGGGAAGAAATCTTGAAACCGACAAACCCCTTGGCCCAGAAAGCTGTTCTGTCCAATCAGTATAAAGTCAGCTCCAGACCCACAGCCAAAATGAAACCCAAATCATTGCACAACATGCTCAATGGCTCAAAG AACCACATTTTTGAGGGCTTGGAAGATGATGACTTTAGTGGTGGAAATGAAAGCTTCATGCCAAAGAAGAGCATCAAGAAGCTGGTGATCCGAAAAGGTAGCTCCAACTCCAGTTCACCTAGCCGTGCCTCATCAGTGTTGGGAGAGTCAGAGAATCACAGCGTTAATGAAGCTGACCTCACACAGAATGGGAACTCATT cttgcaTGACAGACTAGAGAAAGAGCAGAGAATTCCTGAGGTCCACATTCCATCAAAACCTATGTCAGAAAACTTTGACGACACAATATCGCAATTGAATGTTCATAAACGAGTTCCTATAACATCTAAATCTCCGGATGACACGGATCTCAGTCTGAATCAAACAGTAGATGAAAGCATCGAGAGACCT ACCACACCTCCACCACCTAACTTGGCAGGTATAGTCCTGACTCGTCCTGGGTACTACACAATACCCTCAGTGGAGGAGCTTTGTGAGCTAGTGGATGAGAATGGAGACTGTTTTGTGGATGGCTTTACTGTGGGGAGGGAGGGATACGGAAGCATATTCTTCCCCGGACAGATCAATGTAGCCAACCTCAATCTGGATGAAATTG TGCATATTCGACGTAAGGAGGTCATCGTGTACCCAGATGATGATAACAAGCCACCCGAGGGTGAGGAGTTGAACAGGAAGGCAGAGATCACCCTAGACTGTGTGTGGCCCACAGATAAAACAACTCGATCCTACATTAAG GATCCAGAGAGATTAAAGACCTTAGGATACCATGAAAAAATGGAAGAAATTACAGCTCGCATTGGTGGCAGGTTCTTGGACTATCGACCAGAAACTGGCTCATGGGTGTTTGAG gtgAAACATTTTACAAAGTATGGTTTGGAGGAGAGTGACGAGGAAGACTTGTCTGCCCTTGCTCAAATGAAGGCAACGAGTCAG AAATTGCAAAAGACGATTAAGTCTGGACCTACATTGGAAGGGGAGAGGAAACCTCCTGCATCCTCAGTGAGAGAAGCACCTGCTCCACAGCCCCAGGACACGACTGTACCTATGACAGACGATGATATCGAGGGTCTCCCTGATATATCACAGGAGACGGCCCCCGATAGCATGGTTGAGGACTACTCAG GTGAGGGATACGAGGAGGAGATGGAGGAGCAGCCTTCCTCCCATCGCCTCGCCCAGAGTATGGGAGTCAGTGCCCAGAACATGCAGGTCATGAAGGCCTCCTTCTTCCACGAGGAGGATGTACCACAGCAGCCAG ATGTATTGAGTTCAACTCGTCTAGAGGGAAAGCGAGGACCAAGCATGTTTAGTTCTGCCTACAAGAATTCTTTTATGTCGCCTGTAAAGCTTTCCAGTGTTCCAAAAAGTGccaatattgaaaaagaaaggg GAGCTTTTCCCCCTCGGATAGTGACCCCCGAGCCAATCCGGCCGGTTAAGTCTAAATATCAGATGCCTCCAGTGGATGAACACCTGCCCATTCCAAGCGGGATGAAGTCAGATGATCTTCCTCGGAGGATTGTTGGATCACGGATTGCCAGGGCTATCCCAGAGTTCAACAAATCCAACATGTATGATAAGCAGAATGTGATCTGGGATGCAGGTCTAATCCATGGGCGGTCATTCCGTGTAGGGTGGGGCCCAGGGTGGACACTTGCTCATGCTGGGTTAACTGTCACTGACAGAAGCACAG GAGCAGAAGAAACTTCTTTCTCCATGTTATCAGGTTcaagaaaaaggaaaattgGCCAAACAAATTGGAATGTTGCTCTAGAGAAGCTAAATGTGACATCTTACTTCCAACCAGATGACCCAATAGTAGTG CGTAACCACGAAGAGTTGCTGTCCATTCAGCTGGAACATGCAGGGAGAGATGTGGAGGAGGGGTGTCCTGTCTTTGCCCCCAGGGATGGGGAGGTGTCCCTACAGCACATAGTGGAGCGCATCAAGCAGGACAAAAACGATACAG AGGGACATCCAGACCATGCCAGTGTTAGCTACGCAGAAACAATCTGGAACCTGTGTGCTGCTTTGTTTGGAACGCTACCAG ATGACATTGTGAATAACTATGAGCTACAGAATGCTAGGAGAGAGGCAGTTTCTAGGTGGCTTTCTTCTACAGCCAGTGACAAAATCCAAAAAGAGATTCATGAAGCCAAATACAAG GGAAAGAATCACCTACCTGCTTTATTTGCTCACCTGACAGGTAGACAGGTAGCAGCAGCCTGCAGCCTGTCCCAGAAGAGTGGGGACACACGGCTGGCATTGGTCCTCTCACAGTGCATGGGTAGTCCCTATCCCAAACATTTACTGGATATGCAGCTCAATGAATGGGCCGAGTTAGGG GCCTACAAGTTTATAGAGGAGCTGAGACTAAAGCTGTACGTTCTCCTTGCTGGTCGTATGGTGTGGCAGACTCCTCAATCTGTCGTCAACACTTGTATGGACTTGGACTGGAAGAGGGCTTTTGCACTTCATTTATG GTACATGTGCCCTCCAACTGCACCAGCCCAGATCACCAAAGCTCTGGAGGAGTATGAAATGGGTTGTAGTGGAGATTCACCCTTGGGGATGTATTGTAGCCCTCCATTGCCACCATATCTAGAGGAGGATCAAATGGGGGACACAGAAAATATCCGAGATACTGCATACCATTTGCTCAAGTTATACTCTGAAAGGACCTATGCCCTTGAAAGTCTTTTTAATCCTAGATCTTCAACTGCAAATCACATGGACTATAGACTGAG CTGGCACCTGCTGCAGGTACTCCAGTCAGTGCAGGCCCAGTATCGCCATCTGTCGGCCTACAACACCACCTGTCTACACCTCAGCTTCGCCGCTCAGCTCGAGTCCATAGGAATGTGGGAGTGGGCGGTCTTTGTAGTCCTACATCTGGAAGACAGAAGAAG tcGAGAGTGGAGGACGCGAGATCTGTTACACAGATATGTCTCGGTAGAGGAAGAGTTCAATGAACAGGAAGTCTTTGTTAGAGAAAAGCTTGGTGTACCAGTCGAATGGATTCACTACGCAAAG GCTCTGAAAGCTCGGAATGATAGAAATCACCATGCTGAAGCCGTTCACTTGCTGAACTCAAAGCGATGGAATGAGTGTCATAAAGTCTTGCTGTGCCATTTGTCATCAGACGCCATTATTAATG AAAATCATGGCTACCTGCATCGATTTCTGGTGGAGTTGGCCCCACATGACAGGTGTAAGCAGATCGTGGACTGGTCGGCTGGGGGTCAGGTGTTACTGGATTACATCACACTGGTCAGCAAACTGGAACAAATAAAACTAGACATCGAGAGAAATGAG CATGGAAGAGGTGTAGCTGTTgatagtttacggacagacattACATCATTATGTGACAGAATATCTAATTTACCTTGTTACCAATCCAGAGACAG GCTGTGCCAGTCGGAGATATCTAAGAGACTGTCTGTTCTCTTCCACACCATACTTAATTTACAAGGAGATCAAGACCTCTCTGTCAG attaatGGCACCCTACATAGGACAGTTACCAATGCCAGAAGATTACAGACTGCAGGAACTGAGCAGTTTGACTCGCAATTTCTCAGCCAGTTATTTAAGGCTATAA
- the LOC136273068 gene encoding 3-oxoacyl-[acyl-carrier-protein] reductase FabG-like isoform X1, whose amino-acid sequence MMSSLLDKVVIVTGASSGIGAASALEFAKNGAKLVLAARNVERLNEVANQCSSKGLQQENIFVKGCDITIEDNLKSLVASTLEKYGQIDVLVNNAGSGQYLDFMNTTPEVFDNTFNINTRAPFLLTQMCIPHLKKTQGCVVNVSSILGQRSLPIALTYCMSKAALDHFTRTLALELAKDKVRINSVNPGVVITEFQTRAGMNDEVYKQFLKSQGEHQPLTGVIEPTEVAKVILFLASDQASSITGELLFVDGGRHAKAPA is encoded by the exons GTGCGAGTTCTGGAATAGGTGCCGCTTCTGCTCTTGAATTTGCTAAAAATGGCGCCAAGTTGGTTCTAGCTGCAAGAAACGTTGAGAGGTTAAATGAAGTGGCAAATCAGTGTTCATCTAAAGGTCTACAACAGGAAAAC ATATTTGTCAAAGGTTGTGACATCACCATTGAAGACAACTTGAAGAGTTTGGTTGCTTCGACTTTGGAGAAGTACGGACAGATCGACGTTTTG GTCAACAATGCAGGGAGCGGGCAGTATCTTGATTTCATGAATACGACACCGGAAGTGTTCGACAACACATTCAACATCAATACCCGCGCGCCATTTCTACTGACTCAGATGTGTATCCCTCATTTAAAGAAAACGCAAG GTTGTGTTGTCAATGTTTCCAGTATATTGGGTCAAAGATCG CTTCCAATAGCACTGACCTACTGCATGAGTAAGGCAGCACTGGACCATTTCACCAGAACTCTTGCATTAG AGCTTGCGAAAGATAAGGTTCGGATCAACTCTGTAAA TCCTGGGGTTGTCATTACGGAGTTTCAGACCCGGGCAGGAATGAACGATGAAGTTTATAAACAG tttttaaaatcacaaGGAGAACATCAACCATTAACCGGTGTCATTGAACCGACGGAAGTTGCCAAGGTGATACTTTTCCTGGCCTCTGACCAAGCATCTTCAATCACGGGGGAACTACTTTTTGTAGATGGAGGGCGCCATGCGAAAGCGCCTGCGTAA